ACCTTATCTTCAAAAACAAGTTTTTTAATTGCCGCCAAGCTATTTGCCGACTCGGCCAATCCTATCCCCGTAAGAACAGGTCCGATATTATATTTGGCACCACCATCGACGATATCTTTGCCCTGCCTGATGCAAGACTCGGACAAAGCCGAGAAGAACGGCCGAGGAATATACGCGCGTTGTAATTTTTGGGCAAGTATAGAAGACTCTACAGCTACAGCGATTAAATTATCAAACTGTTTGTAATAAGCATCAGCCAATTCTTCATACGATTTAAAATTTCTATCCATAGGAATACCCATCTGTTTGCCATCCAGACGGCTTTTCCCACAGTTTGTCGCATATTCCATTGCCGCACTGAAATTGACATTAGCGGTACTTGTCCATTCAAAAGTCTTACGGAAGTGCGGGACCACACACCCGCAGTTGTTCCAATCACGGGCATCTTCCGTTTCATACCCTAAATTTTTCAACATCATATATCCGGTTTTATCACTATGAATGGCAGGAAAACCAGTCCCCTGTGCAACGAGTTCCATGACTTTATCGACAAATTCTCTCGGGCTGTCGTGAGAAATTCTTACGGATAACCCCGGTTGATGCGTCTTGACTTCACTTGTCGCCTGTAAGGCAAGATATGACAATTCATTGGTGGCATCTTTACCGGAACGATCGCAGCCGCCGACGGTTAAATTTTGAAACTGATTGTAACCGGCGAAAAAATCTGCCGTATTGGCGGATATGGTCCAAACCCATTCAGACAATTTTAACCAATAGCATTCTATTAATTCCAGAATTCCCTCTTTATCGTGAAGTTTATGAACCATATCATATTGATAATACGGATACATATATTGATCAAATCTACCCGGATTGAGAGACAAGGGATTTTCCATGATAATCCCTCCCCATTGATAAAACCAAATCATTTGGAGAGCTTCCTGGAAGGTAGTCGGTCTTTCTGCGGGAATTTTATCGCAAATTTGTGCAATCTGTTCTAGCTCAGCTCTACGTACGGGATCGTTTTCAAGCGCAGCAAGTCGCTTCGCTTCTAACGCATATCTCTTTCCTAACGTAATCATCCCTTCACCGCAAAGAATCACAGATTGATAGAAATCACGCTTTTCCAGTCCATCAGGACTGGTGAATTTAACTTGGTTAAGCTTATCCTTACATTCATCGATAATCCCTTGCCAACCTTTTTTAAAAAGCACATCCTGATAGTCCGGTGTTATTTCGCCAACCGATTGTCTCCATTTTGAATCGGTGTCAACAATTCCCGTATCTACGCCTACTTTTGCCGTTTCAGGAGATACTTGCGACAGAAATGCTTCTTCTACCGATTTCCCCTTCCAATAGGGAAATATCTCTTTACGAACAAAATCTCTTTGTTCAGCACTCATTTGATAAGGATCCTGCTCTCTG
This Megasphaera vaginalis (ex Bordigoni et al. 2020) DNA region includes the following protein-coding sequences:
- a CDS encoding glycyl radical protein; amino-acid sequence: MLTERIRKAKDAYVNDMPAISYERARIWTESYKKSEGQSAIMRRAKAFKDVCEQIEVHIFEGELIVGAIGEFRKCGILTPEFSWTWVEKEMDNFSTREQDPYQMSAEQRDFVRKEIFPYWKGKSVEEAFLSQVSPETAKVGVDTGIVDTDSKWRQSVGEITPDYQDVLFKKGWQGIIDECKDKLNQVKFTSPDGLEKRDFYQSVILCGEGMITLGKRYALEAKRLAALENDPVRRAELEQIAQICDKIPAERPTTFQEALQMIWFYQWGGIIMENPLSLNPGRFDQYMYPYYQYDMVHKLHDKEGILELIECYWLKLSEWVWTISANTADFFAGYNQFQNLTVGGCDRSGKDATNELSYLALQATSEVKTHQPGLSVRISHDSPREFVDKVMELVAQGTGFPAIHSDKTGYMMLKNLGYETEDARDWNNCGCVVPHFRKTFEWTSTANVNFSAAMEYATNCGKSRLDGKQMGIPMDRNFKSYEELADAYYKQFDNLIAVAVESSILAQKLQRAYIPRPFFSALSESCIRQGKDIVDGGAKYNIGPVLTGIGLAESANSLAAIKKLVFEDKVCTIEELFDACDKNWDGYELLQKQALDCPKYGNDDDYVDDIAKRIENHYYEETIKYRDYYGNSFTTAFMGISNFIPTGKVLGASASGRNAMDPISEGVSPVGGTDTSTPLAAMKSCAKMNQDIHSGGTLLNLRLSHDLVETKRGRSNLAAAVQSFFDMGAFHVQFNTLSTETLLDAQKNPDNYKDLLVRVAGYSTQFVHLSKRLQDSIIRRSVHDAF